The Oceanispirochaeta sp. genome includes the window GCTGCAAATATGAATCAAACCGAAGAAAAATCAAAAGGTACGGATTTTATCCGTCAGATAATAAATGAAGATCTGGAACAGGGAAAGAATGACGGAAAAGTGCATACCCGCTTTCCTCCCGAGCCTAACGGCTACCTTCATATTGGCCATGGCAAATCAATTTGCCTGAATTTCGGCATCGCCCAGGATTACGATGGGAAGTGTAACCTCCGTTTTGATGATACAAATCCGACGAAGGAAGAGCAGGAATATGTTGATTCCATCATCGAAGATGTCCGCTGGCTTGGTTTTGACCCTGAAATCTTCTTTGCCTCCGACTATTTTGATAATTTCTATGCCTGGGCCCTCGAATTGATCGATACCGGGAAGGCTTATGTCGACTCTCAGAGTGCCGAAGACATAAGACTCAACCGGGGAACCCCCACAAAGGCGGGAGTGGATTCTCCTTACAGAAACCGCAGCGTTGAAGAAAACCAGGAATTCTTTAAGAAGATGACCAGTGGTGAATTGGAAGAGGGTTCCTGTATCCTCAGAGCCAAGATTGACATGGCCCACCTGAATATGAATATGCGGGATCCTGCCATCTACAGAATACGAAAAGAATCCCACCATAGAACCGGGGACAAGTGGAAAATTTATCCCATGTACGATTTTGCACATGGGTTTGAAGATGCTCTGGAAGGAATCACTCATTCCATCTGTACTCTGGAGTTTGAAAACCATAGACCCCTGTATGACTGGTTTCTGGACAATGTATCTGCTCCCTGTCATCCCCGGCAAATAGAGTTTGCCCGTCTGAATCTCAGCTACACAGTGATGAGTAAAAGAAAACTCTTAGAGCTTGTGACTGAAAAAATGGTCAGTGGATGGGATGATCCCAGAATGCCGACACTCTCCGGATTCAGAAGACGGGGATATACTCCGTCTTCTATACGCCGTTTTGCCAAAGAGATCGGCATATCCAAGGTAAATAGCCTGGTGGATATCAACTTTCTTCAGTATATCATTCGGGAAGAACTGAACCTCAGTGCCGACAGAGCGATGGCCGTCATCGATCCTTTGAAAGTAACCATAACAAATTATCCTGAGGGGCAGATTGAAGAACTCCCGGGAGTAAACAATCCTTCAAACCCGGAAGCCGGAGAGAGGATGCTCCCTTTTGGCCGGGAAATTTTCATTGAAAGGGATGACTTTATGGAAGATGCCCCACGAAAATTTTTTCGCCTGGCTCCTGGTAAGGAAGTCCGCCTGAAACATGCCTATTTCATAACCTGCGACGAAGTGGTTAAGGACGAAAAGGGCCGAGTCATAGAGCTTCTATGCAGTTATGA containing:
- a CDS encoding glutamine--tRNA ligase/YqeY domain fusion protein, with product MAANMNQTEEKSKGTDFIRQIINEDLEQGKNDGKVHTRFPPEPNGYLHIGHGKSICLNFGIAQDYDGKCNLRFDDTNPTKEEQEYVDSIIEDVRWLGFDPEIFFASDYFDNFYAWALELIDTGKAYVDSQSAEDIRLNRGTPTKAGVDSPYRNRSVEENQEFFKKMTSGELEEGSCILRAKIDMAHLNMNMRDPAIYRIRKESHHRTGDKWKIYPMYDFAHGFEDALEGITHSICTLEFENHRPLYDWFLDNVSAPCHPRQIEFARLNLSYTVMSKRKLLELVTEKMVSGWDDPRMPTLSGFRRRGYTPSSIRRFAKEIGISKVNSLVDINFLQYIIREELNLSADRAMAVIDPLKVTITNYPEGQIEELPGVNNPSNPEAGERMLPFGREIFIERDDFMEDAPRKFFRLAPGKEVRLKHAYFITCDEVVKDEKGRVIELLCSY